From a single Salmo salar chromosome ssa22, Ssal_v3.1, whole genome shotgun sequence genomic region:
- the LOC106583099 gene encoding transmembrane protein 240 yields MNALLDRFHNYILPHLRGEDHVCHCNCGRHHVHYVIPYDGDQSLVDSAENYFVSDSVTKQELDLMLGLLLGFLLSWLLLCLDGALHAALRSWRAKQPHDAFSWSWVPRFCNLGRRVHMRKLEDSSGNMVHIKQKLYHNGHPSPHHL; encoded by the exons ATGAACGCGCTACTGGACCGCTTTCACAACTATATTTTACCACATTTACGAGGGGAGGACCACGTCTGCCATTGCAACTGTGGAAG GCACCATGTACACTATGTGATCCCGTATGATGGGGACCAGTCTCTGGTGGACTCTGCAGAGAACTACTTTGTGAGTGACAGTGTGACCAAGCAGGAGCTGGACCTGATGCTGGGGTTGCTGCTGGGCTTCCTCCTCAGCTGGTTGCTGCTGTGCCTGGACGGGGCACTGCACGCTGCCCTCAGAAGTTGGAGGGCCAAACAGCCCCATG ATGCGTTCTCCTGGTCATGGGTTCCCCGCTTCTGTAACCTGGGGAGAAGGGTGCACATGAGAAAGCTAGAGGACTCAAGTGGGAACATGGTGCACATTAAGCAGAAGCTGTACCACAACGGACACCCCAGCCCACACCACCTCTGA
- the LOC100217353 gene encoding RNA polymerase II subunit A C-terminal domain phosphatase SSU72, producing MPSHPLRVAVVCSSNQNRSMEAHNILSKRGFEVRSFGTGSHVKLPGPAPDKPNVYDFKTTYEQMYNDLVRKDKELYTQNGILHMLDRNKRIKSRPERFQSCKDQFDLVITCEERVYDQVLEDLSSREQETFTPVHVINVDIQDNHEEATLGAFLICELCQCIQHTDDMENEMDELLQEFEDKSNRPFLHTVCFY from the exons ATGCCGAGCCACCCGCTGCGCGTGGCGGTTGTGTGCTCGAGCAACCAGAACCGCAGCATGGAAGCGCACAACATCCTCAG CAAGCGAGGCTTTGAAGTTCGCTCTTTTGGGACAGGGTCCCATGTGAAGCTACCTGGTCCCGCACCGGACAAGCCCAATGTGTACGACTTCAAAACCACTTATGAACAGATGTACAACGACCTGGTCCGCAAGGACAAGGAGCT ATACACACAGAATGGAATCCTGCACATGCTGGACCGCAACAAGCGGATCAAGTCCCGACCAGAACGCTTCCAGAGCTGTAAGGACCAGTTTGACCTGGTCATCACCTGTGAGGAGAGGGTCTACGACCAAGTGCTAGAGG ACCTGAGCTCTCGGGAGCAGGAGACTTTCACGCCGGTTCATGTCATCAATGTGGACATCCAGGACAACCACGAGGAGGCCACACTGGGGGCTTTCCTCATCTGTgagctgtgtcagtgt atCCAGCACACGGATGATATGGAAAACGAGATGGACGAGCTGCTGCAGGAGTTTGAGGACAAGAGCAACAGGCCTttcctccatactgtctgcttCTACTGA
- the LOC106583064 gene encoding uncharacterized protein isoform X1, with protein MRRKSLVAFSAVLFCLCRATIVSNRTRGGRDAQTSSTSSEKGSEKDVGVSPISGQQHIYNVDYFSKNETMGSPRRQGDFSHRNGTSSLKTSRGNTGTTMIFGRPDHVQGGTGWAMDGGVAPICAYRVMEEGIGGRLCFRHTQLGFRCHREDCRTVPSAGGSLVANVLTNGSVLLQWTYEDLRGEAQRTTKGNTAGHDLDKQETETRGTSVEGQKGAPGTGLREESRFVTAPPKRVFGGRRVRRGGFGLSCWWNGSYTQFECANTHLGSGCRDFLLTELHENVPYRICLHPLASTLTPLLHSEGAGQREDLGDCVEFTVSPLGMQDIVIAMTTVGGAICVMLVIICLLVAYITENIMSPTTQHSHSTYHSHR; from the coding sequence ATGAGAAGAAAATCGCTGGTTGCCTTCTCGGCAGTACTGTTCTGTCTGTGCCGCGCGACAATCGTCTCCAACCGGACGCGCGGCGGCCGCGACGCGCAAACATCATCCACATCATCAGAGAAGGGAAGCGAGAAGGACGTGGGTGTCTCCCCAATCTCTGGCCAACAGCATATCTACAATGTTGATTATTTCAGTAAGAATGAAACAATGGGCTCACCAAGGCGGCAGGGGGACTTCAGCCATAGGAATGGCACTTCCTCCCTCAAAACCAGCAGAGGCAATACAGGCACCACTATGATATTTGGCAGGCCAGACCATGTTCAAGGTGGAACAGGGTGGGCCATGGACGGAGGAGTGGCACCAATATGTGCCTACCGGGTGATGGAGGAGGGAATCGGGGGGCGGCTGTGTTTTCGACACACACAGCTGGGGTTCAGGTGTCATCGTGAAGACTGCCGGACTGTTCCATCTGCAGGAGGGTCCCTGGTGGCCAACGTTCTGACCAACGGCAGCGTGCTACTACAGTGGACATATGAAGATCTGAGGGGAGAGGCTCAAAGGACAACCAAAGGAAACACAGCTGGACATGACCTAGATaaacaagagacagagactagAGGAACAAGTGTAGAGGGACAGAAAGGGGCCCCTGGGACAGGCCTTAGGGAAGAGAGCAGGTTTGTAACTGCCCCACCAAAGAGGGTATTCGGTGGACGACGTGTCAGAAGGGGTGGGTTTGGGCTAAGCTGCTGGTGGAACGGGAGCTACACACAGTTTGAGTGCGCTAACACCCATCTTGGCTCTGGTTGCAGGGACTTCTTGCTGACTGAGCTGCATGAGAATGTCCCTTACCGCATCTGCCTCCATCCGCTTGCCTCGACCCTGACCCCACTGCTCCACTCAGAAGGAGCAGGCCAGAGGGAGGACCTGGGGGACTGTGTGGAGTTCACTGTCTCACCCTTGGGCATGCAGGACATTGTGATTGCCATGACAACGGTGGGAGGAGCCATCTGTGTGATGCTGGTCATCATCTGCCTGCTGGTGGCGTACATCACTGAGAACATCATGAGCCCCACGACACAGCACTCACACTCCACATACCACTCTCACCGCTAA
- the LOC106583064 gene encoding fibronectin type III domain-containing protein 10 isoform X2: protein MDFLLTELHENVPYRICLHPLASTLTPLLHSEGAGQREDLGDCVEFTVSPLGMQDIVIAMTTVGGAICVMLVIICLLVAYITENIMSPTTQHSHSTYHSHR from the exons AT GGACTTCTTGCTGACTGAGCTGCATGAGAATGTCCCTTACCGCATCTGCCTCCATCCGCTTGCCTCGACCCTGACCCCACTGCTCCACTCAGAAGGAGCAGGCCAGAGGGAGGACCTGGGGGACTGTGTGGAGTTCACTGTCTCACCCTTGGGCATGCAGGACATTGTGATTGCCATGACAACGGTGGGAGGAGCCATCTGTGTGATGCTGGTCATCATCTGCCTGCTGGTGGCGTACATCACTGAGAACATCATGAGCCCCACGACACAGCACTCACACTCCACATACCACTCTCACCGCTAA